A region of the Ranitomeya variabilis isolate aRanVar5 chromosome 5, aRanVar5.hap1, whole genome shotgun sequence genome:
ttgtgctgccactGGCGTCTTGTCTGAGCTGGTTTTTAGCGCCATGGGGGGGGGAGGTCATAACAgttgtcaacagaaaatgcagacagaCTCATTCTCATGAAGATGAACAAAGTCTGGATTAGCCcatacttttccacaccaccagatgaaagCCATAAAGTATTTGTAATATTCAatgtgtttcttaacatttttttcctgtaaaatgcaatttctcattgatttggaatgttttattgtcagtccttaaagtggagtaaaagtgtgacaccattgttccagCAGCTATCTGGTGGCCATagatgcttccaggagtcttctTCCTTCCAATCAGCACCAttaccatccatttgaacattatcactgccccccagacctctttgtagggtctgccagaaagaaGCTTGGCTTTTCCATGTACACCCATTATACTCGAAATTTGAAACcagcatgcgagtattaggaattgctcggttcgagcaacgagcccccgagcattttagtgctcgctcatctctagttacaatTATTGCAACTTCCTCCAACCTCAAAAAATATGAGTTGAACCATTGTTTTAGAAACTTCATAACAATCATGGAACTATTTACCTGATGGACAGAATTTGCACACCCTGGTAACCTGGAACATCTTTGTAGACAACTTTCATCTGTTTATGGTGGAAAGGAAGAGAGCAATGTTACACTCTGATCTCCAGTGAGCCCCGGTGAAACCTGACAACGCTTTGGATTCCCAACTGATCCTTATTGAACCTAGTTACCTGACTATTTGCTTGACTACTCCTTACCTCCTTACCTCTGCTACCATACTACATTTAGGCTTTGCCTGATCTCAGTGACTCACAATTGTCCTGTTAGACTTTGCCTTCCTGGCACATCGCTTTTCCCACACTGGAACTTTTTGATGTTGACTATCTTAATCCCATTCTCATTGTATCTGGTCCCACCTCTGAGAATAGTGAGTATCTCCACTATAATTGCTACTTAGGTAGAGGGGGTCCTTAAAAATTCCCTATAGGATCATAGAAAAAACCTCTGCTATTTTGGAGTCTAAGTCACTAATGATGGCTGACTAGCATATTTCTCAAATGTATGCTCCAACTAAGGTCATTAATAGAAAACTTGGACCATGTCACAGTCACCTAAGACCAATAGTAACACAGATGAGTCTAAACTTACCTTTTATGCAATTAGGATAAGGAAACTAATTCCTCACAAAAAATGTAATGCACTACTGTCGCACGCTAGCAGGCTGTAATCCACATGACAGCCTCCGGGTGTCAAGACACTGACTCAAAGACCATAGACATCTCCTGACAGAGTAtctcaaaatcatatttttttgaaTGCTGGTCATTTCACACCCCACATCTCTATATTTGTGAAGCCAAGATCAAAGATAAGGAAAACAATGGATGCCTAGATTGTACTTAGTTTTTTATATTTTCTATTACTAAACTTATTGCTTCTGAGCTTCACTGTGTCCATCTTGGTAATACATACAAGCAATATTCCCACACACAATCTCAAAAGTATTTATACCCTTAACCCACAAAAacagaaaacaccagaaaaaacagaTACTAAAAAGCAAAAAGGATGCTCATACCATTCAATTATTATACACCTCGGTAAGGGTAGCCTGGCAGAGGTATGCCAAGTTCCAAAAAATTATCGAAATCATGGCCGCTGATACTTACATCTTTTTTAAAATCTGTGTCAAACTTTTTATACTCATCGGATTTACTGTCCTTCAAATTATTTTGAAAATCCAAGTGAATGAATCGTAGAAACCCTCCTATAGTCGTGGTGACACTTCTTCCTGTGTAGAGAGAATGATGGCTTCAATATTGGTGCAGAGCAAATATCTGGAAAAAAATATCCCCTCTTCTCTGCTACTACTTTCAAAGTACAAGCCACTCTAAATATCTCTAAAAATAACAAGAGGCATCAGCAAAGACCAATCCCATCCTCTTTTTAAAACTGACCCCCTTTCCCCGTCATATATATTTCTAAAAACACATACACTCTATATGTAGTCCAAGATGAGTTTCTTACCAATCCTAACTCTGTCTATGATGTGTTCACAAAGTGCTCCATAGAAATTTTCAAGACATATGCACTTTATTCCATCGTAAAAGCCTCCATTGTGACATGGCTCTGTAGGATAGAGATATAAGGCTACAACATACTCATGATCAGGTAtctgtgcacatatatatatatatatatatatatatatatatatatatatatatataacttttttttgtaGGAATCAGATGTTGAGTCAGCCGCCAGAGGTCATGGCCGCCAGAGGTCATGGCCACCTTTCGGGCACGGCCTCTAGTATAGCGAGTTATTCTACCAATGAGCATGGATCATTGGATAAAGGTCTTTTCTTAGTATTCTGAAAGAAATAGTTTCATTCTTAAGTTTTAAATACAATTCAGAatatattttcatggctatgatctCTGTCTCCATGACATCCTTGTTTTTGCAAGGTTGAGCAAAATTTGGCCTTGACCGAATGCAAGTTTGGCTGTACGAGTGGACATGAAAATCCCCTTTTTCTATAAAATGGTGGGAAAGTACAAACTTCTATTTTGGGCAAGCAGAAACTTGTTTATGGTGGTTTTTGAGATGTGATCCAGGCATCATAAGTCATGATAAAGACAATCCATCATGTTATGTTCTCATTGTCTCTGCCAATAAATTTTTTTACCAATATTCATGTCAATAATTAAGTAATATTTTATGTAACCAGGCCCCTATAAAAGATGAGCCCATGTTATAATAAATGAGACTCTCTTGAAATATGACCACCTGTGTGTGACCACCTTAGTCTTCCTATCTATTTGATGATTAATACCTAGCTGTCAGACCTTAGAGTATCATAAGTATaggatgtaaaaaaaattaatgctCACCAGTCCCGCCATCCCTGCAGCCCACCGTCCAGTCTTTGGGTCCTTTTCTTTACCCCTTCCCTCATTTTTGGTAATCTTCACTTCAGGACAGGACTTCTGCCTCTACTAGGCCTGGGACGTCACTGTAAGTGGTGACGTTATTCTTCCGAACCGCTTTGTAGCATCATGACATCACACCATTATGATCATGATAACGTAGTACACATGTGCAGTGGAGCCGAAGTGAAGATTACCTAAGGGAATGTCAGGGAAGGGGAAACTAGGAGCTGAAGAGAACAGCGGGATGTGGAGACGGCTGAGTCTtgagtattaattttttttaaccagtTGCTATGATCTGTATGGCTAAGTAAAATTGGGCCACAGCTGACCACTATTTTGTTGAATTCATGATGAGCTAGTCAAAAaatcatattctgcagcacatgAATTCTTATACTTATTCCAGGAGAACTCCATTATACAAGAATACATTCTCTCACCTCTAATGCAaccatcagtggcgtaactacaaagttatgggccccggtgcgaacttccaaatggggcccccccctgcagccctgccatacaactcaatgcaacccccatagaatacaacgcagcccccctcatagtataatgcagcccctccatacaggggcgggcagtgagaaagacacgagcaaatggtgacgagggggcaggggagagggcacaagggggctaggggagacaggcacaagggtaacataggggggctagggagcaatgaagacaggcacaaggggacacatgggggctaggaggcaggggagaaggttacaaggggactagtgggcaagggagactgacacaagggaacaagagagactgacacaaggggactaggggcaagggagcctgacacaaggggcacacagggacaagtgggcaaaggcgactgacacaaggggcacacggggactagtggacaagggatacaagcacaaggggacacagggacaagtgggaaagtgagactgacacacagggactagtgggcaagagagactggtacaaggggacaaaggagacaggcacatggggacacacagggactaatgggcaagggagactggcacatggggacaagggacacaagcataaggggacaagggagacaggctcaaggggacacacgggcccctgacctgccagagccgctcgcagcggcgactgctgcgactgtggtaattacgcccctgcctcacacacactacgatatcacacacacacatatagagagggacaaggaaggaagggcccccagagagggacaaagaaggaagggcccccagagagggacaaggaaggaagggcccccagagagggacaaggatggaagcacccccagagagggacaatgatggaagcacccccagagagggacaatgatggaagcacccccagagagggacaagaaaggaagagcctccagagagggacaaggaaggaagcatcCCCAgacagggacaaggaaggaagcatcCACAGAGACGGATGAGGACTGAAGCGGCCTCAGAGACAGTCAAGAAATTAAGCGTCCCCTGAGAGGGAAGAGCACTGCAATTGTGCAGTGATGAGGAATAAGGAGCTCATGATCCCCATTCTAGTGATCGGTCGGAGCCAGTAGTGGTGCCCctagtcaccagacattaacctccCCTTTAACATTCCGGCCACTTTATAAATTTATTGTACGCATCAATGTTTCGGCCACCTGATGTgcagggcacacacacacacaggatggtTAGGAgcgccactgtgcaggagaactgcTGTAGCATTATCTGTCTTTTAGTTTTTGGGATCGCCACGAAAtgtgtacatttattttatttacccCCTACCAAAATCTCTCCTGTCCAAGTAAATGATTATAACTAGTATTTTTTCATGTTCATTAAGATCAGCATGAACAGAATTGCATATCTTGGCTACAtacgactgtggtaattacgcccctgcctcacacacacacacacacacacacgcacacgcacacacgcacgcacacgcacacacacacactacagatatcacacacacacacacacacacacatactacagatatcacacacacacacacacatactacagatatcacacacacactacagatatcacacacacacacactacagatatcacacacacacacatactaaagatatcacacacacacacacacatacatactgcagatatcacacacacacacacatactacagataacacacacacacacacacacacacacacacacacacacacaaacacacacacacacacacacacaccagccctctcacctctcctcgcgctctgctgcagcatcttcctctgacacagccggacgctgaatgatgacgtcatccagcggcgctgtctgtgtgagaggaagcgcgggcaggaagcaggaatacagatcgctgcagctccgcagctattttctcttgtaggcagcggatctGCAGGGATTTCTTCCTGCCAGCCGCAGCCAccatgcaggggcccccctccacctccgggcccataTGCGGTACGTCCACACATTTTgtgagccggcgctctgcagcttctctgtgccggctgtcagcttgacagtcggcacagagaacagccgactcctagactgggggcggcagaatgcagccgccgggggagacactgcggaccgccgaattaggcggcccgactgcgcccccctgccggctgccccccctggatacgccactgcctgggcccctgacctgctgggcccggtcgcaatggcgacctctgcgaccgcggtagttacgcccctggcaacCATATATAAATCACAGAACATGTAATGCACAGATGGACCTGGTCATTCTTGGTTATTATGCCATTGTAATGAACAGGAATCCCCCTCAATGTCATCATGTGAGGGCATATGTAAATAGATTGTCTTGGTGAGACAAACATTATCACAATAAAATCCTCAAAAATGTCAACATTTTACTCACTTATTGTAGGTATATTTGGGTTTGCTGTAATTTTGGTTGTAGTTGGAATTGGAATTCTGGTTGTAGTTATGGCTACTGCAGAGGGAAAAATTGTGGTTACTGGTACTAAGGTTGAGGGTTTTGAagactcaaaaattgttgtgcttgAAGGCTCTGAAGACAGAGGCTGTGCCTTGGTCAAAGGTGAAGACAGTTTAGATATAATTGATGATGCGGAGAATGAGGATGACGTTTTTTGAGGCTCTGAAAGTAGTGTTGATGTAGATAAAGTTTTTCCAGCACCTCTCGTTGTCAATAGTGACTCAATTGTGCAATTTTCTCGAGATCCAACTGTTGTTTTTTCTGTTGGCATTATTGTAGTGGTGGAAGACTTAGATTCCACAGTGTTCACTTTTGATGATTCTGCAGAGGAAGTTAGGATTGAGCCTTCAGCCGCTATCGACGTGACATACAGTGTTGAAAAATCACCAGATGTGTGAAAATGTGTTATTTTTGTTGTATTTACATTTACTGAAGAAGCTAACTCAATGGTTGAACTTTTTCCAGAAACACCGAGAGTCGTAACCAGAGATGTAGATCTTTTGCCAGTAGAAGCATAAGTTAAACCTTCAGTAGGACTAATGTCATTGCTGACAACAGAATTGCGATTTATTGTGACTATTCCTGATGAAGAGACTCTTACTGCTGGCGTTGAAACTATTTGATGAGTTGATTTAGAACCTTTAGAGGCCCCTGTTATGACAAATTCAGTACTGATAGGTGATGTGGTCCCAGGTTGTGGAGGACTATCATTAGTTGGTGTTGTTTTAGTGGTGTCTTCGGAACCTTCAGATGTTGTGTATCTTTCAGGCAGACCAGATGATACTGTTTCTACACCCACAGAAACTTCTGCTGTTGTAGAAATATCAGTAAATCGTGTGGAAATATCAGGCTCAGCAGTTTGACATGTTTCCATATCTCCTGAACATTCAGGTGTGATAAATTCAATTGCAGAAGTTGATGTTTTTTCAATATCTCCAGTTGCCTCAGATAAAGTGGACGTTTTAGTTAAATAATTAGGAGTTGTTTTAGCGTCCACAGACCCCTCAAGGGTTGGAGATATTTCAGGTATATTTGTTGTTTCTATTTTTCCAGATCCCTCAGGTGTTGTATATATTTCTGGTACATTAGTTTGAGCTATTTCAGTATATTCAGATCCAGCACTTGTTAAAATCTCAGTCACAGATGTGCGAGATGTTTCAAGGTATCCATCAGATATTGTGGATATTTCAGGTATATTTGTGGGTTTGGTTTCTGGTTCTCCAGATCCCTCTGGAATCATGACAGTTTCAGTTACAGATCGGTGTGTTGTTTCCCTGTCTACTGATGTTGGTTTTTCAGGTACAGTATTTGGACTTGTTTCAATGTCTCTCGATACTTCAGGTGCTCTGGACATTTCAGATACACTTTTGGATGTTGCGTCCAAGTCTCCATAACCCACAGATGTTGTGGAAATTATAGGTAAAACTCTTGTACTTGTTTTTCTATCTCCAGATCCTTCAGGTGTTGTAGTTACTACACTTAAAGATGTGGGTGACATTTTAGTATACACACCCCATATGACTGTTGTGGATATTTTAGGCAGATCAACTAGAGTTGTTTCAGAATTTCCAGACCCTTCAAGTGTTGTGTATATTTCAGGAGCATCAGTTGGAGTTGATTCAGTGTCTCCAGATT
Encoded here:
- the LOC143774308 gene encoding uncharacterized protein LOC143774308, with amino-acid sequence MSPTSLSVVTTTPEGSGDRKTSTRVLPIISTTSVGYGDLDATSKSVSEMSRAPEVSRDIETSPNTVPEKPTSVDRETTHRSVTETVMIPEGSGEPETKPTNIPEISTISDGYLETSRTSVTEILTSAGSEYTEIAQTNVPEIYTTPEGSGKIETTNIPEISPTLEGSVDAKTTPNYLTKTSTLSEATGDIEKTSTSAIEFITPECSGDMETCQTAEPDISTRFTDISTTAEVSVGVETVSSGLPERYTTSEGSEDTTKTTPTNDSPPQPGTTSPISTEFVITGASKGSKSTHQIVSTPAVRVSSSGIVTINRNSVVSNDISPTEGLTYASTGKRSTSLVTTLGVSGKSSTIELASSVNVNTTKITHFHTSGDFSTLYVTSIAAEGSILTSSAESSKVNTVESKSSTTTIMPTEKTTVGSRENCTIESLLTTRGAGKTLSTSTLLSEPQKTSSSFSASSIISKLSSPLTKAQPLSSEPSSTTIFESSKPSTLVPVTTIFPSAVAITTTRIPIPTTTKITANPNIPTIKPCHNGGFYDGIKCICLENFYGALCEHIIDRVRIGRSVTTTIGGFLRFIHLDFQNNLKDSKSDEYKKFDTDFKKDMKVVYKDVPGYQGVQILSISSGSVVVDYNIIIEIVYKSNISVSQQYKDAIKDVKEALSKIVCSNPDVPNRNCISDEFNVTETDNLESEEELCFSKVPNGFQEFFNSVVDETGLVCVSQCDPMSWKYTNCQDGSCQILNNTGPHCLCPRTDLYIYTSPNCNGRMLKSGVYGGIGAAIGVLLIIICVALVFVTRKEKDKKWDLFANDDKINWFDNMEEDGHVGITNLGSDIDNEDQDSAKNSFSSKKEKFKPNMESIDSTFEFKIERPQVSVGLK